In the Methylomonas rhizoryzae genome, one interval contains:
- a CDS encoding OsmC family protein yields the protein MQATVKWIDGRAFVGESGSGHAVIMDGPPEHGGRNIGVRPMEMLLLGVGGCSSFDVVDILQKGRHEITGCTTELSAERVDATPAVFSKIHLHFKVIGKNLSVSAVERAVKLSAEKYCSASIMLSHAGVEISHDFEIIEG from the coding sequence ATGCAAGCAACGGTTAAATGGATTGACGGCAGGGCGTTCGTCGGCGAGTCCGGCAGCGGTCATGCGGTCATAATGGACGGCCCGCCTGAACACGGCGGACGAAATATCGGAGTTCGGCCAATGGAAATGCTATTACTAGGGGTAGGCGGTTGTTCGTCATTCGATGTCGTGGATATTTTGCAGAAAGGCCGTCATGAAATTACCGGCTGCACCACCGAATTGTCGGCAGAACGAGTCGACGCAACGCCTGCCGTATTCAGCAAAATTCATTTGCACTTTAAGGTAATCGGCAAAAATCTTTCCGTATCGGCCGTGGAACGTGCAGTCAAACTTTCCGCGGAAAAGTATTGTTCGGCGTCGATTATGCTAAGTCATGCCGGCGTGGAAATTAGCCATGATTTCGAAATAATCGAGGGTTAA
- a CDS encoding c-type cytochrome yields the protein MIKTLLTVSISLALAASSGFAAAQSKAGKEKAATCAGCHGEDGNSPMPSFPKLAGQHQGYLLKQLQAFKSGTRLSPMMAPLATGLDDKSMAEIASYYSEQKIAANSAPVLPMEDDDDSKPAKTEAQKQAELEDLITQGKDLYRNGNIAREVSACVACHGPYAEGNKPASFPALHSQHAEYLIKTLTDFKTGARSNNRENMMHMIATKMTNEDIKAVAYYISTIK from the coding sequence ATGATAAAAACACTGCTGACCGTTTCTATTTCTCTGGCACTTGCCGCGAGTAGCGGTTTTGCAGCTGCGCAAAGTAAAGCGGGCAAGGAAAAAGCCGCTACTTGCGCCGGTTGTCATGGCGAAGACGGTAATAGTCCGATGCCGTCGTTTCCAAAATTGGCAGGGCAGCATCAAGGCTATTTGCTGAAACAATTGCAAGCGTTCAAAAGCGGCACCCGCTTGTCGCCCATGATGGCACCGTTAGCGACCGGTTTAGACGATAAAAGCATGGCGGAAATCGCTAGCTATTATAGCGAGCAGAAAATAGCCGCAAATTCGGCGCCGGTTCTGCCGATGGAAGATGACGACGATTCGAAGCCGGCAAAAACCGAAGCACAAAAGCAGGCAGAATTGGAAGATTTAATTACTCAAGGCAAAGATCTTTATCGAAACGGAAATATAGCCAGAGAAGTATCCGCGTGCGTCGCTTGTCACGGGCCGTATGCGGAAGGTAATAAACCGGCTTCTTTTCCGGCCTTGCATTCGCAACATGCGGAGTATTTGATCAAAACCCTTACCGACTTCAAAACCGGCGCCCGCAGCAACAATCGGGAAAATATGATGCATATGATTGCAACCAAGATGACCAATGAAGACATTAAAGCGGTTGCATACTACATTTCCACCATCAAATAA
- a CDS encoding MFS transporter: MNKPQIPGTVWALGFVSLLMDVSSEMIHSLLPIFMLGSLGAGATLIGLVEGVAEATALIVKIFSGALSDYLGKRKLLAIVGYGLGAASKPLFALALSSQTVFVARVVDRLGKGIRGAPRDALIADVSPIEIRGAAFGLRQALDTIGAFLGPLLAVGLMLVWENDIRAVFWVAVVPGVLSVLLLSVGVKEPAITRGGCRTNPIGREYLARLSGAYWRVVAVGVIFSLARFSEAFLVLRALQCGVSPAYSPLIMVAMNLVYAASAYPFGKLSDRRSATYLLVGGLWVLISADLILAIADSWQALVVGIGLWGVHMAMTQGLLAKLVADTAPDYLRGTAYGMFNLCGGVAMLLASVLAGVLWDTLGAGATFLAGAMFCGLALLLIRVSRVSA; encoded by the coding sequence ATGAATAAACCGCAAATTCCGGGGACGGTTTGGGCTTTAGGTTTTGTAAGTTTGCTGATGGATGTTTCGTCGGAAATGATTCACAGCCTGCTGCCCATCTTTATGCTCGGTAGTTTAGGCGCCGGCGCTACGTTGATAGGGCTGGTGGAGGGAGTTGCCGAGGCTACGGCGTTGATCGTCAAAATATTTTCCGGTGCACTCAGCGATTATTTGGGCAAGCGCAAGCTGTTGGCAATCGTCGGATACGGTTTGGGAGCCGCCAGTAAACCTTTGTTTGCACTGGCGCTCAGTAGCCAAACGGTGTTTGTCGCACGGGTGGTCGATCGCCTTGGCAAGGGCATTCGAGGGGCGCCGCGTGATGCTTTAATTGCTGACGTTTCCCCAATCGAAATTCGGGGGGCTGCATTCGGGTTAAGGCAGGCTTTGGATACCATTGGTGCGTTTCTGGGGCCGCTGTTGGCAGTCGGTTTGATGCTGGTATGGGAAAACGATATTCGTGCGGTGTTTTGGGTTGCCGTTGTACCCGGTGTGTTGTCGGTGTTGTTGTTGTCCGTCGGCGTGAAAGAGCCTGCGATTACGCGAGGCGGGTGCAGGACTAACCCCATTGGCCGGGAGTATTTGGCTAGGTTGAGCGGCGCTTATTGGCGAGTGGTCGCCGTCGGCGTGATTTTCAGTCTTGCCCGGTTCAGCGAGGCGTTTTTAGTCCTGCGCGCACTGCAATGCGGGGTGTCGCCAGCCTATTCGCCGCTAATTATGGTTGCCATGAATCTCGTTTATGCGGCGAGCGCTTATCCTTTCGGCAAGCTTTCCGATAGGCGTAGCGCAACGTATTTGCTCGTCGGCGGCCTTTGGGTATTGATAAGCGCCGATCTGATCTTGGCAATTGCCGATAGCTGGCAAGCTCTAGTCGTCGGCATTGGCTTATGGGGTGTGCATATGGCTATGACCCAGGGATTGTTGGCCAAATTGGTCGCCGATACTGCGCCCGACTATTTACGCGGCACAGCCTACGGTATGTTTAATTTATGCGGCGGGGTTGCGATGTTGCTTGCCAGTGTTCTGGCGGGTGTACTGTGGGATACATTAGGCGCCGGTGCAACGTTCCTGGCGGGGGCGATGTTTTGCGGTTTGGCATTGCTGCTGATCCGGGTAAGTCGCGTGAGCGCTTGA
- the speD gene encoding adenosylmethionine decarboxylase, translating into MSKLQLHGFNNLTKSLSFNIYDVCYAPKEQEKAYIEYIDEAYNAKRLTQILKDVANIIGAQILNIAHQDYDPQGASVTMLISEGAVIPAGMNSESPGPLPDTILAHLDKSHITVHTYPESHPDTDICTFRADIDVSTCGQISPLKALNYLIHSFESDIVIMDYRVRGFTRDISGQKHYIDHKINSIQNYIAESTKELYQMIDVNVYQENIFHTKMMLKETELENYLFEKESNFTEEEKEEIQEQLQDEMAEIFYGRNFS; encoded by the coding sequence TTGAGCAAATTACAATTACACGGTTTCAATAACCTAACGAAATCCCTGAGTTTCAACATCTACGACGTTTGTTACGCGCCCAAGGAACAAGAAAAAGCCTACATCGAATATATCGACGAGGCGTATAACGCGAAACGTCTAACTCAGATACTGAAAGACGTCGCCAACATCATCGGCGCGCAGATACTGAACATCGCTCATCAAGACTACGACCCGCAAGGCGCCAGCGTGACTATGCTGATTTCCGAAGGCGCGGTGATTCCGGCCGGCATGAACTCGGAATCGCCCGGACCTTTGCCTGATACGATTTTGGCGCACCTAGACAAAAGTCACATCACGGTGCACACCTATCCGGAAAGCCATCCGGATACCGATATTTGCACGTTCCGCGCCGACATTGATGTGTCCACTTGCGGGCAGATTTCCCCGCTTAAGGCCTTGAATTATTTGATTCACAGCTTCGAGTCCGACATCGTAATCATGGATTACCGGGTGCGTGGATTCACCCGCGACATTTCCGGGCAAAAACATTATATCGACCACAAAATCAACTCGATCCAGAACTACATCGCCGAAAGCACCAAAGAGCTATACCAAATGATAGACGTCAATGTCTATCAAGAGAACATCTTCCACACCAAGATGATGCTCAAGGAAACCGAACTGGAGAATTACTTGTTCGAAAAAGAAAGTAATTTTACGGAAGAAGAAAAAGAGGAAATTCAGGAACAGCTGCAGGACGAAATGGCCGAAATTTTTTACGGCCGCAATTTTTCGTAA
- a CDS encoding thiol:disulfide interchange protein DsbA/DsbL gives MLRKIAAVGLLCCSVLAHGELNYESVSPPQPVQKPDKVEVIEFFWYGCPHCYSLEPEMNKWLAKKPENVNFIRQPAVFSDLWAKHAKAFFTAEALGIVEKVHADLFDAIQNKKQKLATEDELAKFFVTHGVKDEDFRAAYHSFLVDAKMRQAETMAARYGITGVPALIVNGKYRVTATTAKSQENMLSVTDQLIQQESQAK, from the coding sequence ATGCTTAGAAAAATTGCTGCAGTGGGTTTGTTGTGTTGTTCGGTTTTAGCGCACGGCGAATTGAATTACGAATCGGTTTCACCGCCTCAACCGGTCCAAAAACCCGATAAAGTGGAAGTGATCGAATTTTTTTGGTACGGCTGCCCGCATTGTTACAGTCTGGAACCGGAAATGAATAAATGGCTGGCCAAAAAGCCGGAGAACGTTAACTTTATCCGGCAGCCTGCGGTATTCAGCGATCTGTGGGCAAAACACGCGAAAGCTTTTTTTACCGCCGAGGCCCTAGGGATAGTGGAGAAAGTGCATGCGGACTTGTTCGATGCCATCCAGAATAAAAAGCAAAAACTGGCTACGGAAGACGAATTGGCCAAATTTTTCGTGACGCATGGGGTCAAGGACGAGGATTTTCGTGCCGCCTATCACTCTTTTTTGGTCGATGCAAAAATGCGGCAGGCGGAAACCATGGCGGCCCGCTATGGGATAACCGGGGTGCCCGCGCTGATCGTAAACGGCAAGTACCGCGTGACCGCGACTACCGCCAAGTCACAGGAAAACATGTTGAGTGTGACCGATCAATTGATTCAACAGGAATCTCAAGCCAAATAA
- the crp gene encoding cAMP-activated global transcriptional regulator CRP: protein MRKNHKISQAALDAFLHVCHIRSYPAKLTIVRPGDVGDKLLFVVDGSVSVSVEDDDGHELILAYLNKHDFVGEIGVFKNAEIRSAYVKTRTKSQMAEIGYDRFKMLLNNELREHAVEILTVLGEQLSTRLLITSRKFRDLAFMDVEGRIARTLLDLAKEPDAITHPDGMQLHITRQEIGRIVGCSREMAGRVLKELEDKGLITAHGKTIVVFGTR from the coding sequence ATGAGAAAAAACCATAAGATTTCCCAAGCTGCGTTGGATGCGTTTTTGCACGTTTGCCACATTCGCAGTTATCCGGCGAAGTTGACCATTGTGCGGCCGGGGGACGTTGGGGACAAACTGCTGTTCGTCGTGGACGGCTCCGTAAGTGTTAGCGTCGAGGACGACGACGGGCACGAACTGATTTTGGCGTATTTGAACAAACATGATTTCGTCGGCGAGATCGGGGTGTTTAAGAATGCCGAAATTCGTAGCGCGTACGTCAAAACCCGGACTAAATCTCAAATGGCCGAAATCGGTTACGACCGTTTTAAAATGCTGTTGAATAACGAGTTGCGGGAGCACGCTGTAGAAATTTTGACGGTTCTCGGCGAACAGTTGTCGACACGGTTATTGATTACCAGCCGTAAGTTCAGAGACTTGGCATTCATGGACGTGGAGGGCCGCATTGCTCGTACTTTACTGGATCTGGCCAAAGAACCCGATGCGATTACTCATCCGGACGGCATGCAGTTGCATATTACCCGGCAGGAAATCGGCCGTATCGTAGGCTGTTCCAGAGAAATGGCGGGTAGGGTTTTGAAAGAGTTGGAAGACAAAGGCTTGATTACTGCGCACGGTAAAACCATTGTTGTTTTCGGGACTCGCTAA
- a CDS encoding dynamin family protein, giving the protein MRNLDFKEQLHEYSNWREQLIQAIEMYREWRERYNFSDPQSTEAILSILHGLHNDRVTLAFVAEFSRGKTELINALFFAETGVRLLPSSPGRTTMCPTELFWDESGGSYIRLLNIESRLEEITLMDYKRNPERWTQVDLNIDSPTQMQEAFRELVATKRVTKEVADKLGLWNEREAAEQGIVNPESVEIPCWRHALISFPHPLLKEGLCILDTPGLNALGTEPELTLSMLPSAQAIIFVLAADTGVTKSDLEMWKSHVCGSRGLRRQGLAVVMNKIDSMWDDLAGDQGYQLAIEKQVETCATILNIEKQVIFSVSAKQALLAKVKGDNALFERSRLQNLEQYLSVDILSQRREILRGAIEKDIGFLVSESIKLMNTKLVNASKQWEEFKQMDFENQELTGKLMAETRDRQNAYMANIENFQASRKVFAVQAKMLIDSFSKERVDEIIARTKEDMRKSLTTYGMKQNMRKLFDELRDLLQDSVDITEETRRLIKAIHKKFQEEYGFKEIEPQLFSIKQYQFELEQIFDEGEAFRSSARTTMTEQNLVINKLYGTLIAKARTILQQAHKDAAAWSNSVLTPLMHQIKDHKKQIESRLVMLRKINESKGAVSESIAQLEAELMPLKQQRQELLAIVKAMQINVTDSN; this is encoded by the coding sequence ATGAGAAATTTGGATTTTAAAGAACAACTGCACGAATATTCGAATTGGCGCGAACAGCTGATACAGGCGATTGAAATGTATCGGGAGTGGCGGGAGCGTTATAACTTCAGCGACCCGCAAAGCACGGAAGCGATTTTGAGCATTTTGCACGGTTTGCATAACGATAGAGTGACATTAGCGTTCGTCGCCGAATTTTCGCGCGGAAAAACCGAATTGATTAATGCACTGTTTTTTGCCGAAACCGGTGTGCGTTTGTTGCCGTCATCGCCGGGGCGAACCACGATGTGTCCTACCGAATTGTTTTGGGACGAAAGCGGAGGCAGTTACATTCGGCTGTTAAACATAGAGAGCCGCTTGGAAGAAATCACGTTAATGGATTATAAGCGCAACCCCGAGCGCTGGACGCAAGTGGATTTGAATATCGATTCGCCTACCCAAATGCAAGAGGCTTTCAGAGAATTAGTAGCCACCAAACGGGTAACCAAGGAAGTGGCCGATAAACTGGGGTTGTGGAACGAGCGCGAAGCGGCCGAACAGGGTATCGTTAATCCGGAGTCTGTAGAAATTCCGTGTTGGCGGCATGCGCTGATTAGTTTTCCGCATCCTTTGTTGAAAGAGGGCTTGTGTATCCTGGATACGCCGGGCTTGAATGCGTTAGGTACCGAACCGGAGCTGACGCTGAGCATGCTTCCTAGCGCTCAGGCGATTATCTTCGTGCTGGCGGCCGATACCGGGGTTACCAAAAGCGACCTGGAAATGTGGAAAAGCCATGTTTGCGGTTCCCGTGGGCTGCGGCGTCAAGGGTTGGCCGTCGTAATGAACAAGATTGACTCGATGTGGGACGACTTGGCGGGCGATCAAGGCTATCAACTAGCGATAGAAAAGCAAGTGGAAACCTGCGCGACTATTCTGAACATCGAGAAGCAGGTGATCTTTTCGGTATCGGCTAAACAAGCGTTGTTGGCAAAGGTAAAAGGCGACAACGCGTTGTTCGAAAGGAGCCGTTTGCAAAATTTGGAACAGTATTTGTCCGTGGATATTTTGAGCCAGCGCCGCGAGATTCTGCGAGGGGCCATCGAAAAAGATATCGGCTTTTTGGTCAGTGAATCCATTAAACTGATGAATACCAAGCTGGTAAATGCCTCCAAGCAATGGGAGGAATTCAAACAAATGGATTTTGAAAATCAAGAATTGACCGGTAAGTTGATGGCCGAAACGCGGGATAGGCAAAATGCTTATATGGCCAATATCGAAAATTTTCAAGCCAGTCGCAAGGTGTTTGCCGTGCAGGCCAAAATGTTGATCGATTCTTTCTCTAAGGAAAGAGTGGATGAAATCATCGCACGTACCAAAGAAGACATGCGCAAAAGCTTGACTACCTACGGCATGAAGCAAAACATGCGTAAGCTGTTCGACGAATTACGCGATTTGTTGCAGGATTCGGTGGATATTACCGAGGAAACCCGCCGCTTGATCAAGGCTATCCACAAGAAATTCCAAGAGGAATACGGTTTTAAGGAAATCGAGCCGCAGCTGTTTTCCATCAAACAATATCAATTTGAACTGGAACAAATTTTCGACGAAGGTGAAGCGTTTCGAAGCAGTGCCCGCACCACGATGACTGAACAAAATCTGGTGATCAATAAGTTGTATGGGACGTTGATCGCCAAAGCTCGGACGATTTTGCAACAAGCGCATAAAGATGCGGCGGCTTGGAGCAACAGCGTGCTAACGCCGCTGATGCATCAGATTAAGGATCACAAAAAACAAATCGAAAGTCGGTTGGTGATGTTAAGAAAAATCAACGAATCCAAAGGTGCCGTCAGCGAAAGTATCGCGCAATTGGAAGCGGAATTAATGCCGTTGAAACAGCAACGCCAAGAATTGCTCGCCATCGTGAAAGCGATGCAAATCAATGTTACCGATTCTAACTAA